One genomic window of Hymenobacter sp. J193 includes the following:
- the polA gene encoding DNA polymerase I, which translates to MTDASANQPHKLFLLDAFALIYRAHFAFSKNPRVNSKGLNTGAILGFTNTLVEVLQKEKPTHIGVAFDAAKKTFRHEQYAEYKAQRQAMPEDIGLAIPYIKRIIKAFHIPILMVEGYEADDVIGTLARRAEAQGFGEVFMMTPDKDYCQLVTDCIKIYRPAFMGNAAEVLDVQHVLQRFEIERVEQVIDILGLQGDASDNIPGIPGIGEKTAKTLIQKYGSVENLIASVDELKGKQQENVRNFAEQGLMSKELATIHLDVPIEFEADKLVLDKPDEDELRQLFEELEFRQLAARVLGGGSPAGVSAAPTPRGARRPKVAEGQGSLFGSSADAAVGIAAEEGETGSFGAPAGPRRTLQDVPHQYHLIDTPELRKSLLEFLLLQTEVSFDTETTGLDTMTARLVGLSFCWLPGEAYYVPVPQDDHAAAQALVDEFCPFFEATHIIKIGQNIKYDLTILKHYKVQVRGPLFDTMLAHYLLEPDMRHNMDVLAETYLHYTPVSILELIGPKGKNQKTMADLPPAEVSDYACEDADVTLQLKHVFEPLLKEVGLLDLLNQVENPLVPVLADIEYEGVKIDSSAMGEYSAELQGYIVDIEKQIFAEAGQEFNIGSPKQLGEVLFDKMDIGKGKIKKTKTGQYATGEEILSQLAAENPIAALILEYRQLTKLRSTYVEALPQLVCVADGRVHTSFNQAVTATGRLSSTNPNLQNIPIRTEKGREIRKAFVPRDDQHVLLAADYSQVELRIMADFSGDKTMIEAFRQGLDIHTSTASKVFKVALSEVDSEMRRKAKTVNFGIIYGISAFGLAQRIGISRKEATEIIDTYFEEFSSVKQFMDDSINKARELEYATTLLGRRRYLRDINSRNATLRGYTERNAINAPIQGTAADIIKKAMINIHEWLIQEKLGTKMILQVHDELVFDAVQEEVEFITPKIKELMSNALLLPHGVPLEVEVGTGRNWLQAH; encoded by the coding sequence ATGACTGACGCCTCTGCCAACCAGCCCCACAAGCTTTTCCTGCTCGACGCCTTTGCCCTGATTTACCGTGCCCACTTTGCCTTCAGCAAGAACCCGCGCGTAAACTCCAAGGGCCTCAATACCGGAGCCATTCTGGGCTTCACCAACACCCTGGTAGAAGTACTGCAAAAGGAAAAGCCCACGCACATTGGGGTGGCGTTTGATGCGGCCAAAAAGACCTTCCGCCACGAGCAGTACGCCGAGTACAAGGCCCAGCGCCAGGCCATGCCCGAGGACATCGGCCTGGCCATTCCCTACATCAAGCGCATTATCAAGGCTTTCCACATTCCCATTCTGATGGTGGAAGGCTACGAGGCCGACGACGTGATTGGCACGCTGGCCCGCCGAGCCGAGGCCCAGGGCTTCGGGGAGGTCTTCATGATGACGCCGGACAAGGACTACTGCCAGCTGGTAACGGACTGCATCAAAATCTACCGGCCGGCCTTTATGGGCAACGCCGCCGAGGTGCTCGACGTGCAGCACGTGCTGCAGCGCTTCGAGATTGAGCGGGTAGAGCAGGTAATTGACATTCTGGGTCTGCAGGGCGACGCCTCCGACAACATTCCCGGCATTCCGGGCATCGGCGAGAAAACCGCCAAGACGCTGATTCAGAAGTATGGCTCCGTAGAAAATCTGATTGCCAGCGTGGACGAGCTCAAGGGCAAGCAGCAGGAAAACGTGCGCAACTTCGCCGAGCAGGGCCTCATGAGCAAGGAGCTGGCCACCATTCACCTCGACGTGCCCATTGAGTTTGAGGCCGACAAGCTGGTGCTCGACAAGCCCGACGAAGACGAGCTGCGCCAGCTGTTCGAGGAGCTGGAGTTCCGCCAGCTGGCCGCCCGCGTACTGGGGGGCGGCAGCCCGGCCGGCGTGAGTGCCGCCCCTACCCCGCGCGGTGCCCGCCGCCCCAAAGTGGCCGAAGGCCAAGGCAGCCTGTTCGGCTCGTCGGCCGATGCGGCGGTGGGCATAGCTGCCGAAGAAGGCGAAACCGGCTCCTTCGGGGCCCCGGCCGGTCCGCGCCGCACGCTGCAGGATGTGCCGCACCAATACCACCTGATAGACACGCCGGAACTGCGCAAGTCTTTGCTGGAATTCCTGCTGCTGCAAACCGAAGTCAGCTTCGACACCGAAACCACTGGGCTGGACACCATGACGGCCCGGCTGGTGGGCCTTTCCTTTTGCTGGCTTCCCGGCGAGGCTTACTACGTGCCCGTTCCGCAGGATGACCACGCCGCTGCGCAGGCTCTAGTAGACGAATTCTGCCCATTCTTCGAGGCCACGCACATCATCAAAATCGGCCAAAACATCAAGTACGACCTCACCATCCTCAAGCACTATAAGGTACAGGTGCGCGGACCACTGTTTGATACCATGCTGGCGCACTACCTGCTGGAGCCCGACATGCGCCACAACATGGACGTGCTGGCCGAAACCTACCTGCACTACACGCCCGTCAGCATTCTGGAGCTCATCGGCCCCAAAGGCAAAAACCAGAAAACCATGGCTGATCTGCCCCCAGCCGAGGTATCGGACTACGCCTGCGAGGATGCCGACGTGACCCTGCAGCTCAAGCACGTGTTTGAGCCGTTGCTGAAGGAAGTAGGTCTGCTCGATCTGCTGAACCAGGTGGAAAACCCGCTGGTGCCGGTGCTGGCCGACATTGAGTACGAGGGCGTGAAGATTGACTCTTCGGCTATGGGCGAGTACTCAGCCGAACTGCAGGGCTATATTGTGGACATCGAAAAGCAGATTTTTGCGGAAGCCGGCCAGGAGTTCAACATTGGCTCCCCCAAGCAGCTGGGCGAGGTGTTGTTCGATAAAATGGATATCGGCAAGGGCAAGATCAAGAAAACCAAAACCGGCCAGTACGCCACCGGTGAGGAAATCCTGAGCCAGTTGGCCGCCGAAAACCCCATTGCCGCCCTCATTCTGGAATACCGTCAGCTCACCAAGCTGCGCAGCACCTACGTGGAGGCTCTCCCCCAGCTGGTGTGCGTGGCCGATGGCCGGGTGCACACATCCTTCAACCAAGCCGTGACGGCCACTGGCCGCCTGAGCAGCACCAATCCCAATCTCCAGAACATACCCATCCGCACTGAGAAGGGCCGCGAAATCCGCAAAGCCTTCGTACCCCGCGACGACCAGCACGTATTGCTGGCCGCCGACTACTCCCAGGTGGAGCTGCGCATCATGGCCGACTTCTCGGGCGACAAAACGATGATTGAAGCCTTCCGCCAGGGCCTTGACATCCATACCAGCACGGCCAGCAAGGTGTTCAAAGTAGCGCTGAGCGAGGTAGACAGCGAGATGCGGCGTAAGGCCAAAACCGTCAATTTCGGCATTATCTACGGCATTTCGGCTTTCGGGCTGGCCCAGCGCATCGGCATTTCGCGCAAGGAGGCTACCGAAATCATCGACACGTATTTCGAAGAGTTTTCGTCGGTGAAGCAGTTCATGGACGACAGCATCAATAAGGCGCGGGAACTGGAATACGCTACCACGCTGCTGGGCCGCCGCCGCTACCTGCGCGACATCAACTCCCGCAACGCTACGTTGCGCGGCTACACGGAGCGCAACGCCATCAACGCCCCCATCCAGGGCACGGCCGCCGACATCATCAAGAAGGCCATGATCAACATCCACGAGTGGCTGATTCAGGAGAAGCTCGGCACCAAAATGATTCTGCAGGTGCACGACGAACTGGTGTTCGACGCGGTGCAGGAGGAAGTCGAGTTCATCACACCCAAAATCAAGGAACTGATGTCTAACGCCCTGCTCTTGCCCCACGGCGTGCCGCTGGAAGTGGAGGTGGGCACCGGCCGCAACTGGCTGCAGGCACACTGA
- a CDS encoding DinB family protein has protein sequence MDQTTKQGVVTELISLLTKGNAHATFEEACAGLTPDQWNQHVAGVPYTIWQLVEHVRIAQWDIVEFSLGSEHTSPDWPTGYWPAPTATADEAAWQQTLQQIQADQQRFINLLHAPATELLAPIPHGDGQTILREAMLIADHTAYHTGEIILIRRLIGAWK, from the coding sequence ATGGATCAAACCACAAAACAGGGCGTAGTTACCGAACTCATCAGCCTGCTCACCAAGGGCAACGCCCACGCCACGTTCGAGGAAGCCTGCGCGGGCCTTACTCCGGATCAGTGGAACCAGCACGTGGCCGGGGTGCCGTACACCATCTGGCAATTGGTAGAGCACGTGCGCATTGCGCAGTGGGATATTGTGGAGTTTTCCTTGGGCAGCGAGCATACGTCGCCGGACTGGCCCACGGGCTACTGGCCGGCGCCGACGGCCACCGCCGATGAAGCTGCCTGGCAGCAGACGCTCCAGCAGATTCAGGCTGACCAGCAGCGCTTTATCAACCTGCTGCACGCTCCGGCTACCGAGCTGCTGGCTCCCATTCCACACGGCGACGGCCAGACGATTCTGCGTGAGGCCATGCTGATTGCCGACCACACCGCTTATCATACCGGCGAAATCATTCTGATCCGGCGGCTGATAGGCGCCTGGAAATAG
- a CDS encoding YpdA family putative bacillithiol disulfide reductase, producing MKTDSAFDVVVIGAGPVGLACALEVQRRGLTVCVVDKGALVNSLIGYPTNMEFFSTPELLEIGGYPMATLHYKPLREDALDYYRRVAFAEKLTLRLYERVTGLDGEQGNYEVVTEKGRIGARFVIVATGFYDVPNYLRVPGEDLPHVTHYYKEPYAHAGQDVVVIGAKNSSAKAALQLLRAGARPVLVVRGAEISESVKYWIRPDLINRIKEGRIGCLFNTTVQRITPTTVEVLTPDGPRTLPAQHVYALTGYHPDFRFLTALGITCQSDAAQTPTHNADTLETNRPGLYLAGTVCGGLNTSRWFIENGRYHAQLIAARLAGEAAPPLPEVLQPVQL from the coding sequence ATGAAGACAGATTCCGCTTTTGATGTGGTTGTAATAGGGGCCGGGCCCGTGGGGCTGGCCTGCGCGCTGGAAGTGCAGCGGCGTGGCCTCACGGTATGCGTGGTGGACAAAGGTGCCCTGGTGAATTCCCTGATCGGCTACCCCACCAACATGGAGTTTTTCTCCACGCCTGAGCTGCTGGAAATCGGGGGCTACCCCATGGCCACGCTGCACTACAAACCCCTGCGCGAAGATGCCCTCGACTACTACCGGCGCGTAGCCTTTGCCGAAAAGCTAACCTTGCGTCTCTACGAGCGGGTAACGGGGCTGGATGGTGAGCAGGGCAACTATGAGGTAGTGACGGAGAAAGGCCGCATTGGCGCCCGGTTCGTGATTGTAGCTACGGGGTTTTACGACGTGCCCAACTACCTGCGCGTGCCCGGCGAAGACCTGCCCCACGTGACGCACTACTACAAGGAGCCCTACGCCCACGCCGGCCAGGATGTGGTTGTCATCGGGGCCAAAAATTCCTCGGCCAAGGCGGCGCTGCAGCTGCTGCGGGCCGGTGCACGGCCGGTGCTGGTAGTGCGCGGGGCGGAAATCAGCGAGTCGGTGAAGTACTGGATCCGGCCCGACCTGATCAACCGCATCAAGGAGGGCCGCATCGGCTGCCTGTTCAATACCACTGTGCAGCGTATCACGCCTACTACGGTAGAGGTACTCACGCCCGATGGTCCGCGCACCTTGCCGGCCCAGCACGTATACGCCCTCACCGGCTACCACCCCGACTTCCGGTTCCTGACCGCGCTGGGCATCACTTGCCAGTCCGACGCAGCCCAGACGCCCACGCACAACGCCGACACCCTGGAAACCAACCGCCCAGGCCTGTATCTGGCGGGCACCGTGTGCGGCGGCCTCAATACCAGCCGCTGGTTTATCGAAAACGGCCGCTACCATGCCCAGCTTATTGCTGCCCGCCTGGCCGGCGAAGCCGCGCCTCCCCTACCGGAAGTGCTGCAGCCGGTGCAGCTATAA
- a CDS encoding SGNH/GDSL hydrolase family protein yields MRTFFKNTLPALALLGLVLGGCQPELDAPKADGGSADFSKYLAVGNSLTAGFGDNGLYLEGQQNSYPAILAQQFQKAGGGEFKQPLFAANEANGSGYLKITGFSNGSPTIGAETANTAMTRGTGLDGKTMPLTLYTGTDNQNLGVPGIRVADITTNGYGLNNPLGFNPYFERLLPAGDLRSYVQYVQERVGTVKPTFFTNWLGNNDVLGFASSGGTAAPLTPVEDFTTKYNQMVDVLTANNAKGLVATIPNVTTVPLFTTVPTAAVIAQVNATPIPAALVPTVVAALGLPAGSALPTGTRFGLYIRTSSATAPVREATANDLLLLPARSVINTPSATSPFPNGIGLVIPGAPAPVAAALAGFANPLPNNLVLDSGEATAVATRTAELNTVIKAAAERKGLAVFDANAFFNTVARTGIVTNGVNNTTSFVTGNLFSLDGVHPTPRGYAIVANEMIKVINSKYGSSIPQVDPNAYRGVKLP; encoded by the coding sequence ATGCGTACGTTTTTCAAAAACACACTGCCGGCCCTGGCCCTGCTCGGGTTGGTGCTGGGCGGGTGCCAGCCGGAGCTGGATGCCCCCAAAGCCGACGGTGGCTCGGCGGATTTTTCCAAGTACCTGGCAGTCGGCAACTCGCTGACGGCCGGCTTTGGGGACAATGGCCTGTACCTGGAAGGGCAGCAGAACTCGTATCCGGCTATTCTGGCGCAGCAATTCCAGAAAGCAGGTGGCGGCGAGTTCAAGCAGCCCTTGTTTGCGGCCAATGAGGCCAACGGCAGCGGCTACCTGAAAATCACGGGCTTTTCGAACGGCTCCCCCACGATTGGGGCTGAAACCGCTAACACGGCTATGACCCGGGGCACCGGTCTGGATGGCAAGACCATGCCGCTGACCCTGTACACGGGCACTGACAACCAGAACCTGGGGGTGCCCGGTATCCGCGTAGCTGATATCACCACCAACGGCTACGGCCTGAACAATCCGCTGGGCTTCAACCCTTACTTCGAGCGGCTGCTACCGGCCGGCGACCTTCGCAGCTACGTGCAATACGTGCAGGAGCGGGTAGGTACGGTGAAGCCGACGTTCTTCACCAACTGGCTGGGCAACAACGACGTGTTGGGCTTTGCCAGCTCCGGCGGCACGGCGGCTCCCCTCACGCCCGTAGAAGATTTCACGACCAAGTACAACCAGATGGTGGATGTGCTGACGGCCAACAACGCCAAAGGACTGGTAGCTACCATCCCGAACGTGACGACGGTGCCGCTGTTTACCACGGTGCCCACGGCGGCCGTTATTGCCCAGGTAAACGCTACGCCAATTCCGGCGGCGCTGGTGCCAACCGTTGTAGCCGCATTGGGCCTGCCCGCCGGCTCGGCGCTGCCCACCGGCACCCGCTTTGGCCTTTACATCCGGACCAGCAGTGCTACCGCACCAGTGCGTGAGGCTACGGCCAACGACCTGCTGCTGCTGCCCGCCCGCTCGGTTATCAACACGCCTTCGGCTACCAGCCCGTTCCCGAACGGTATCGGCCTGGTGATACCCGGCGCTCCGGCCCCAGTGGCCGCTGCCCTGGCTGGTTTCGCCAACCCCTTGCCTAACAATCTGGTGCTGGACTCGGGCGAAGCTACTGCGGTAGCAACGCGCACGGCCGAACTGAACACGGTAATCAAAGCCGCTGCTGAGCGCAAAGGGCTGGCCGTATTCGATGCCAATGCCTTCTTCAACACGGTAGCCCGCACCGGCATCGTAACCAACGGAGTAAACAACACGACCAGCTTCGTTACTGGCAACCTGTTTTCGCTGGACGGTGTGCACCCGACGCCCCGCGGCTACGCTATTGTCGCCAACGAGATGATCAAGGTCATCAACAGCAAGTATGGCTCCTCTATCCCGCAGGTTGACCCGAATGCCTACCGCGGCGTGAAGCTGCCCTAG
- a CDS encoding OmpP1/FadL family transporter, with product MKLKSLLLVGGALLSGTAASAGGFQVSLAGIKNNGMGGVGTGLALDQASMFYNPGALAMVRERGVQIGANATFARQAFRAENGTEDRTLRNSVVTPFSLFAGFGPAEGKWKAGIAVYTPFGSKLQYADGWEGRFSLTDIDLKSIFVQPTISYAITENLSVGVGVAVLALGSVNLQRDVPTTNGQGQSGHVELDGKAENKVGFNAGVYFKPSEKLSVGVSYRSKIDATVKGGDVTFSNLPEAAKPSFQATEFDVTIPLPATASIGIGIMPTEKLTLAIDVNHVQWSKYRALNFKFNNNVGGAGITSSTSKRYYQDALTFRLGGQYALTEAFTVRAGGTYDMSPVKDGYVSPETPDANRIGGTLGVSYKAGEHFSVDVSTQFISIMKRTQTQAELQDNGTTDRVPGTYKTSIVIPGIGFNYTF from the coding sequence ATGAAGCTAAAATCTCTACTCCTCGTGGGGGGCGCGCTGCTTTCGGGCACGGCTGCCTCGGCGGGTGGCTTCCAGGTTTCCCTGGCCGGCATCAAAAACAACGGCATGGGCGGCGTAGGGACGGGCCTGGCCCTAGATCAGGCCTCCATGTTCTACAACCCGGGCGCTTTGGCCATGGTGCGTGAGCGGGGCGTGCAGATTGGCGCCAACGCTACCTTCGCCCGCCAGGCCTTTCGGGCGGAGAATGGCACCGAAGACCGCACCCTGCGCAACTCGGTGGTGACGCCCTTTAGTTTGTTTGCGGGCTTTGGCCCGGCAGAAGGCAAGTGGAAAGCCGGCATTGCGGTGTACACGCCCTTCGGCAGCAAGCTGCAGTACGCCGATGGCTGGGAAGGCCGCTTCTCGCTCACGGATATCGACCTGAAATCCATCTTCGTGCAGCCTACCATCAGCTATGCCATCACCGAAAACCTAAGCGTAGGCGTGGGTGTGGCTGTGCTGGCCCTCGGCTCGGTAAACCTGCAGCGCGACGTGCCTACCACCAACGGCCAGGGCCAGAGCGGCCATGTGGAGCTGGATGGCAAAGCCGAAAACAAGGTTGGCTTCAACGCGGGTGTGTACTTCAAGCCCTCCGAAAAGCTGAGCGTAGGCGTTTCGTACCGCTCCAAGATTGACGCTACCGTGAAAGGCGGCGACGTGACGTTCAGCAACCTGCCGGAGGCCGCCAAGCCCAGCTTCCAGGCAACGGAGTTTGACGTGACCATTCCGCTGCCGGCTACGGCTTCTATCGGTATCGGCATCATGCCCACCGAAAAGCTGACCCTGGCCATCGACGTAAACCACGTGCAGTGGAGCAAGTACCGCGCCTTGAATTTCAAATTCAACAACAACGTAGGCGGGGCCGGCATTACCAGCTCTACCTCCAAGCGCTACTATCAGGATGCCCTCACGTTCCGTTTGGGCGGGCAGTACGCCCTCACGGAGGCCTTCACGGTTCGGGCCGGGGGCACCTACGATATGTCGCCGGTGAAGGATGGCTACGTGTCGCCGGAAACGCCGGATGCCAACCGCATTGGCGGTACGCTGGGCGTATCCTACAAGGCCGGTGAGCATTTCTCGGTGGATGTGTCGACGCAGTTCATCAGCATCATGAAGCGCACCCAGACGCAGGCTGAGCTGCAGGATAACGGCACGACCGACCGTGTGCCCGGAACTTACAAAACCAGCATTGTCATTCCTGGTATCGGATTCAACTACACTTTCTAA
- a CDS encoding cyanophycinase → MVDFSPLGTLVALGGGDDDALLTLLCRLLADPNAAIEIVSVASQEPRRTAKAYEQAFGELGCPGARHLCIDARRPADTPATLRRLAQARLVFFTGGDQELITEFLLGTEFLRQLHHRYLTDAAFIVAGTSAGAAALPDNMLVDGYGWRALRKGGIQTRSGLALRPGLLIDQHFAERGRMGRLLHAVLTYPTSLGIGLSEETGVILRHGYQAEVFGDGSVMVVDGQHLHHDNLSGISRGEPVAGQDYRVHLLVAGQVFDCAARRVLPAAAGASSRPAAKPE, encoded by the coding sequence ATGGTTGATTTCTCTCCTCTCGGAACGCTGGTGGCCCTGGGCGGCGGCGACGATGACGCCCTGCTCACGCTGCTCTGTCGCCTGCTGGCCGACCCCAATGCCGCTATCGAAATAGTGTCGGTGGCTTCGCAGGAGCCGCGCCGCACGGCCAAGGCCTACGAGCAAGCCTTCGGGGAACTGGGCTGCCCCGGTGCCCGGCACTTGTGCATTGATGCCCGCCGCCCCGCCGATACGCCCGCTACACTGCGCCGCCTGGCCCAGGCCCGGCTGGTATTCTTCACCGGCGGCGACCAGGAGCTGATTACCGAGTTTCTGCTCGGCACCGAGTTTCTGCGCCAGCTGCACCACCGCTACCTTACGGATGCGGCCTTCATCGTGGCCGGCACCAGCGCCGGGGCCGCCGCCCTGCCCGATAACATGCTGGTGGATGGCTACGGCTGGCGCGCTCTGCGCAAAGGCGGCATTCAGACGCGGTCCGGCCTGGCTTTGCGGCCCGGTTTGCTCATCGACCAGCACTTTGCCGAGCGGGGCCGCATGGGCCGCCTGCTGCACGCCGTGCTCACGTACCCCACCAGCCTCGGCATCGGCTTGTCGGAGGAAACCGGCGTGATTCTGCGCCATGGCTATCAGGCTGAGGTGTTTGGCGACGGCAGCGTGATGGTAGTAGATGGCCAGCACCTGCACCACGACAACCTCAGCGGCATCAGCCGCGGGGAGCCGGTAGCCGGGCAGGATTACCGCGTGCATCTGCTGGTGGCCGGCCAGGTGTTCGACTGCGCTGCGCGCCGGGTGCTGCCTGCCGCAGCCGGCGCATCCTCACGGCCCGCGGCTAAGCCCGAATAA
- the mgtE gene encoding magnesium transporter — MIQQPTAETITSLIQEGEFFKLKEVLKHFEPAELVALLEEEEEREQLIIFRLLPLRLATEVFEYLSLDIQKHFLANLAQEKMTDILNEMSPDDRTALLEFLPDELVRELIQTLSEPERKVTLELLGYPEYSVGRLMTPDYIAIRENWTVQQVLDYIRRHGGQSETLSVLYVTDSRGVLIDDIRIREMLLADPQKRVSELMDRRFVSLKAMQDQEEAIEVFRRNDRVALPVVNNEGVLFGIVTIDDILDIREEEDTEDIQKLGGSEALDEPYLDTPVLDMVKKRAGWLVILLIGEMLTTSAMHHFEDDLQRAAVLGLFIPLIISAGGNAGSQATSLIIRAMSLGEFSLSDWWLVMRRELVSGALLGAILGVVGSLRIVLWAKVIDPGYFGPFWPLIAVTVGVSLLGIVLWGALAGAMLPMLLKRLGLDPATASAPFVATLVDVTGLIIYFSVATLVLRGTLL; from the coding sequence ATGATTCAGCAACCAACCGCGGAAACCATCACGTCCCTGATTCAGGAGGGCGAGTTTTTCAAGTTAAAGGAAGTCCTCAAGCACTTCGAACCGGCCGAGCTGGTGGCGCTGCTGGAGGAAGAAGAGGAGCGCGAGCAGCTGATTATTTTCCGGCTGCTGCCGCTGCGCCTGGCCACGGAGGTATTCGAGTACCTCAGCCTCGATATTCAGAAGCACTTCCTTGCCAACCTGGCGCAGGAGAAGATGACCGACATCCTCAACGAGATGTCGCCGGACGACCGCACGGCCCTGCTGGAGTTTCTGCCCGACGAGCTGGTACGGGAGCTGATTCAGACACTGTCGGAGCCGGAGCGCAAAGTCACGCTGGAGCTGCTGGGCTACCCCGAGTACTCCGTGGGCCGCCTGATGACGCCCGACTACATTGCCATCCGGGAAAACTGGACGGTGCAGCAGGTGCTCGACTACATTCGCCGCCACGGCGGGCAGTCGGAAACGTTGAGCGTGCTCTACGTGACGGACTCGCGCGGCGTACTCATCGACGACATCCGCATCCGGGAAATGTTGCTGGCCGACCCGCAGAAGCGCGTGAGTGAGCTTATGGACCGGCGCTTCGTGTCCCTGAAAGCCATGCAGGACCAGGAAGAAGCCATTGAGGTGTTCCGCCGCAACGACCGGGTGGCCCTGCCCGTGGTCAACAATGAGGGCGTGCTGTTCGGCATCGTAACCATCGACGACATCCTGGACATCCGGGAGGAAGAAGACACCGAGGACATCCAGAAGCTGGGCGGCTCCGAAGCCCTGGACGAGCCCTACCTCGATACGCCGGTGCTGGACATGGTGAAGAAGCGGGCCGGCTGGCTCGTGATTCTGCTGATCGGGGAAATGCTGACCACTTCGGCCATGCACCACTTCGAGGACGACCTGCAGCGGGCGGCAGTGCTGGGTTTGTTCATTCCGCTTATCATTTCGGCCGGCGGCAATGCGGGCTCCCAGGCTACCTCGCTCATCATCCGGGCCATGAGCCTGGGCGAGTTTTCACTTTCCGACTGGTGGCTGGTGATGCGGCGCGAGCTGGTATCGGGGGCGCTATTGGGAGCTATCTTGGGTGTGGTAGGCTCTTTGCGGATTGTGCTGTGGGCCAAGGTCATCGACCCCGGCTACTTCGGGCCTTTCTGGCCGCTGATTGCCGTGACGGTGGGCGTTTCCCTGCTGGGCATCGTGCTGTGGGGTGCTTTGGCCGGGGCTATGCTGCCCATGCTGCTCAAGCGCCTCGGCCTCGACCCCGCCACCGCCTCGGCACCCTTCGTGGCCACCCTGGTCGACGTGACCGGACTCATTATCTACTTCTCGGTAGCTACGCTGGTGCTGCGCGGTACGCTGCTGTAA
- the arfB gene encoding alternative ribosome rescue aminoacyl-tRNA hydrolase ArfB yields MLPAADAFLSELQFQTSRSSGPGGQNVNKVESRVELRFHVPTSQLLSDEQKQVLLQKLASRLTADGSLLVTAQEDRSQLRNKETALRKFHELLVKALHRPKARRATKPSKGAVRQRLESKKKHSQKKAGRGRVDE; encoded by the coding sequence ATGCTGCCCGCTGCCGATGCCTTCCTGTCCGAGCTCCAGTTCCAAACCAGCCGCAGCAGCGGCCCGGGCGGGCAGAACGTCAACAAAGTAGAGTCGCGGGTGGAGCTGCGGTTTCACGTGCCCACGTCGCAGCTGCTTTCCGATGAGCAGAAGCAAGTACTGCTGCAGAAGCTGGCGTCCCGCCTCACGGCCGATGGCTCCCTGCTGGTAACCGCCCAGGAAGACCGTAGCCAGCTGCGCAACAAGGAAACTGCCCTGCGCAAATTCCACGAGCTGCTTGTGAAGGCGCTACACCGCCCCAAGGCCCGCCGCGCCACCAAGCCCAGCAAAGGCGCCGTGCGCCAGCGGCTGGAATCCAAGAAAAAGCACAGCCAGAAAAAGGCCGGCCGCGGCCGCGTAGACGAGTAG